One window of Metamycoplasma arthritidis genomic DNA carries:
- a CDS encoding ABC transporter permease, translating to MFKYIRQRILFALLALIIISLFSYVLVAAFAPNPVRALAEKLVSSPTNHRTYDEILKELEVQNGIRYGTLAEPGEYVPILVRYFKYIGNIFRGNWGAIINPDNNPNPGEYDTIPKLFFTPLKYSILVSAPAFLFSSVIGTSLGIYSGYKRGKLFDSFTNIFVLIFIALPSFIIAPIAITIAASMGILPEVPDLSSGLSGGAIFVAYLPPIIVVTLGSLAIYTTYSRNQVITVLTSNYVLIAKSKGLSPKQIFFKYVLRNISIPIFALVFPSFLGLISGSIIVERFWNIKGTSQVIVYAFPSGEINIVMFSVLFFTLLSLVSEIITDISYAILDPRITYGVASKKNYWAFYKAYLFRKKLIKELLKSEVQTTNEKGIKNA from the coding sequence ATGTTTAAATATATTCGGCAAAGAATTTTATTTGCCCTACTAGCATTAATTATTATTTCATTATTCTCTTATGTTTTGGTTGCCGCTTTTGCTCCTAATCCTGTGCGAGCATTAGCAGAAAAATTGGTGTCTTCACCAACCAACCATCGTACTTATGATGAAATTTTAAAAGAATTAGAAGTACAAAACGGTATTCGCTACGGCACACTAGCTGAGCCAGGCGAATACGTTCCTATTTTAGTAAGATACTTCAAGTATATAGGCAACATCTTTCGTGGTAATTGGGGAGCAATTATTAATCCTGATAATAACCCCAACCCAGGAGAGTATGATACAATCCCAAAATTATTCTTCACACCATTAAAATATTCAATTTTAGTTTCAGCACCAGCATTTTTATTTAGTTCAGTTATCGGAACTTCATTAGGAATTTATTCAGGCTACAAACGAGGCAAACTTTTTGATTCATTTACTAATATTTTTGTCCTAATCTTTATTGCTCTACCTTCATTTATTATTGCCCCTATTGCTATTACTATTGCGGCAAGTATGGGCATTTTACCGGAAGTACCCGATTTAAGTTCAGGGCTTTCTGGTGGAGCGATCTTTGTAGCTTATCTACCGCCAATTATTGTTGTTACTTTAGGATCATTGGCGATTTATACAACTTATTCACGTAATCAAGTGATTACAGTATTAACCTCAAACTATGTCTTAATAGCTAAATCAAAAGGACTTAGTCCAAAACAAATTTTCTTTAAATATGTTTTAAGAAATATCTCGATTCCAATTTTTGCGCTGGTTTTCCCATCATTCTTAGGCTTAATTTCAGGAAGTATTATTGTTGAACGTTTCTGAAATATTAAAGGAACTAGCCAAGTAATTGTCTATGCCTTTCCAAGCGGTGAAATTAATATCGTAATGTTCTCGGTTTTATTCTTTACATTATTATCACTAGTTAGCGAAATTATTACTGATATTAGTTATGCCATTTTAGACCCGAGAATTACCTATGGAGTTGCAAGCAAAAAAAATTATTGAGCATTTTACAAAGCTTATTTATTTAGAAAAAAACTTATTAAAGAACTACTGAAATCAGAAGTTCAAACAACCAATGAGAAAGGAATAAAAAATGCTTAG
- a CDS encoding ABC transporter permease, which produces MLSANEFNKKYKLNKDLVDKFNLIPDSKKQTFFSIAGKPKKMGAEIAKRFFSNPIVTISFIIFVALLLCAILIPLPGIRAYEPGKRINNSTYVQFLPPSYNHFKTIAAEQTNAIYRFYEQLKADPDFAKYYRFFTDTVRITDDVGIAFNMTYDAYALYKVSVLNEALATAKAAGITVDDEYVRATMAKIPELKTLLGTSEGGYDIWTTSWYATWKAIWIAIVAASIQTIIGVSIGAYAGFHAGKMQDTVIMRIIDIFTSVPYLVWLLMFVPIIGTSSWSLVLSLVLVGWSDPVGATRLFVITVKDEEYIVAAKSIGATTTRQVFVHALPAVLGKIATNFVRKIPNTILSVASLAFLGFFKDQTDTNLGQMLIEATPHVSQNVWILLLPALILLTLSLSLHFVALGVHDALDPKIMAKAKRGKHA; this is translated from the coding sequence ATGCTTAGTGCTAATGAGTTTAACAAAAAATATAAGTTAAATAAAGACTTAGTCGATAAGTTTAATTTAATTCCTGACTCAAAAAAACAAACCTTTTTCTCAATTGCGGGCAAGCCAAAAAAAATGGGCGCTGAAATTGCTAAACGTTTTTTTAGCAACCCCATCGTTACCATCTCCTTTATTATCTTTGTTGCCCTGCTGCTATGTGCCATTTTAATTCCCTTGCCGGGGATAAGGGCCTACGAGCCTGGAAAACGTATTAACAACTCTACATACGTTCAGTTTCTTCCCCCTTCATACAATCACTTTAAAACTATTGCTGCTGAGCAAACTAATGCAATTTATCGTTTTTATGAACAACTAAAAGCTGATCCAGATTTTGCTAAGTACTACCGTTTTTTCACCGATACAGTTAGAATTACAGATGACGTCGGGATTGCTTTTAACATGACTTATGACGCTTATGCTCTTTACAAAGTGAGTGTTTTAAACGAAGCATTAGCTACGGCCAAAGCCGCCGGTATTACGGTTGATGATGAATATGTTAGAGCCACAATGGCAAAAATTCCTGAACTTAAAACTTTACTAGGAACTTCTGAAGGTGGCTATGATATTTGAACAACTAGTTGATACGCTACTTGAAAAGCAATCTGAATCGCCATTGTAGCAGCCTCAATTCAAACAATTATTGGTGTTTCGATTGGTGCTTATGCAGGGTTTCATGCCGGTAAAATGCAAGATACTGTCATCATGAGAATTATTGACATTTTTACCTCCGTTCCTTACTTAGTATGACTTTTAATGTTCGTACCAATTATCGGAACTTCATCATGAAGTTTGGTTCTATCACTTGTTTTAGTTGGGTGAAGTGATCCTGTCGGAGCCACGAGACTCTTTGTCATTACCGTAAAAGACGAAGAGTACATTGTTGCTGCTAAATCAATTGGAGCTACTACAACCCGTCAAGTGTTTGTTCACGCTTTACCAGCAGTATTAGGAAAAATTGCAACTAACTTTGTAAGAAAAATCCCAAACACCATTCTTTCAGTTGCATCGCTTGCCTTTTTAGGATTTTTTAAAGATCAAACTGATACTAACTTAGGACAAATGCTAATTGAAGCTACTCCTCATGTTAGTCAAAACGTGTGAATCTTACTTCTACCAGCGCTTATTCTACTAACCTTATCGCTTAGCCTACACTTTGTAGCTCTTGGTGTTCATGATGCCTTAGATCCAAAAATTATGGCCAAAGCAAAAAGAGGTAAACATGCCTAA
- a CDS encoding OppA family ABC transporter substrate-binding lipoprotein produces the protein MKNKKSKYLLYALSAATLAMAPTVALVSASCVQSVVSKGEYVYEFNSISSRRGFLHDGSSSYGGYVSNATTQYTSGSLLRAEAIGAHEVSFVGRKQYITKPTFIRKRLELAKQVILTLDDGTVKVYDNDKAEILPEGDITHEGKKYYSSTNVVATSSDSRSINSKQFLEDLKKTKKFQVTIREDVHWVDHAGKKTEYKVQAKDFYYSWLRTALLTTSTRHANGGSEALDKLAKAHLEQNTLRYGTDTEYNNEYLYGVFGIDSSKFYDESSFIQTITSGEASGKQAVTFEKKEGATADFENLINKNLINNGDFFAAPSQYIDDLNEKKTQNILNYTGTSVPDNVDTFKEELEKIKDTKAYKAGVYWYGSAIENTLYAGNYYVSSTAPLTTELVKNTHYWDADWVKDETRLKKIIFKYQQRPQEKEIFSTRTWNLYKQGQLSSIPFSTLTQAQQQEAIRNATKLGLTYRKPENRTRPYWFSLTTPWVRTTDKANAKNFYGFSDAYGKMMWGGTKEELAEDKADSKTYFNGLGLSFRTILNAAINWEFFASQSTGGQGRAWLAKVAEASSIGGSDQVSNPKKPIDFDEKINSLFAIDVNGKKIDFGGTLGKELSLKENSEAIKNKDDITEKIKSAGFAKLKEEMKKVIDKFDQDNPTLKDQDFEYNIFYPYLNPDVNLGNAIDLVIEAAKALNPRIKLKFVFGQSAEDPVFNSYRYKGAVGTVVASWGYDYDSIGSGYDGLSWNGAFIPSLVKIKNDNNANFKEAFPKLSELAEDLAKYEESHKIIGSIPFGDFDKISNKYAPSQIAQLIRVKTKKDGEKYDLERTSDGKAQPYQPGEGKSVTDLYEWSSIFWNTWVKTKTNEHLAELMHEITSFLKVDFQTEIAKSNEEFSKMLIQPGYVAPSIIGKESLPFADWRILKK, from the coding sequence ATGAAAAACAAAAAAAGCAAATATCTGCTCTACGCACTTAGTGCTGCTACTTTGGCAATGGCTCCAACTGTTGCTTTAGTTAGTGCAAGCTGTGTTCAAAGCGTTGTTTCAAAAGGTGAATACGTTTACGAATTTAACTCAATTTCATCAAGACGTGGTTTCCTACACGATGGCTCAAGCTCATACGGTGGTTATGTTTCCAATGCAACCACTCAATACACTTCAGGTTCTTTACTTAGAGCTGAAGCTATTGGTGCACACGAGGTTTCTTTTGTTGGTCGTAAACAATACATTACTAAACCTACTTTTATTAGAAAACGTTTAGAATTAGCAAAACAAGTTATTCTTACTCTTGATGATGGGACAGTAAAAGTTTATGACAATGATAAAGCTGAAATTTTACCAGAAGGAGATATTACTCATGAAGGTAAAAAATATTACTCATCAACTAACGTAGTAGCTACCTCAAGCGACTCTCGTTCAATTAACAGCAAACAATTTCTTGAAGATCTAAAAAAGACCAAAAAATTCCAAGTTACTATTCGTGAAGATGTTCATTGAGTTGACCACGCTGGTAAAAAAACCGAATATAAAGTTCAAGCCAAAGACTTTTACTATTCATGATTAAGAACGGCATTATTAACAACTTCAACTCGTCATGCAAATGGCGGAAGCGAAGCGCTTGATAAATTAGCAAAAGCACATTTAGAGCAAAATACCTTGCGTTATGGTACAGATACCGAGTATAACAACGAATACTTGTACGGCGTTTTTGGAATTGATAGTTCTAAATTCTATGACGAAAGTTCATTCATTCAAACAATAACATCAGGTGAAGCTTCGGGTAAACAGGCAGTTACTTTCGAAAAAAAAGAAGGCGCAACTGCTGACTTTGAAAACTTAATTAACAAAAATTTAATTAATAACGGTGACTTTTTTGCTGCTCCTTCACAGTACATTGATGATTTAAATGAGAAAAAAACTCAAAATATTCTAAATTACACAGGAACATCAGTTCCAGATAATGTTGACACTTTTAAAGAAGAATTAGAAAAAATAAAAGATACAAAAGCATACAAAGCCGGGGTTTATTGATATGGTAGTGCAATCGAAAATACGCTTTATGCTGGAAACTATTATGTATCTTCGACTGCACCCTTAACAACTGAACTTGTTAAAAATACTCACTATTGAGATGCTGATTGAGTAAAAGACGAAACTAGACTTAAAAAAATTATTTTTAAATATCAACAACGTCCTCAAGAAAAAGAAATTTTCTCAACTAGAACTTGAAACCTTTATAAACAAGGCCAACTTTCAAGTATTCCATTTTCAACTTTAACACAAGCCCAACAACAAGAAGCAATTCGAAATGCTACTAAATTAGGATTAACTTATAGAAAACCAGAGAATCGTACTAGACCATATTGATTTTCATTAACGACGCCATGAGTACGTACGACTGACAAAGCAAACGCTAAAAACTTTTATGGCTTTTCAGATGCTTATGGCAAGATGATGTGAGGTGGTACTAAAGAAGAATTAGCCGAAGACAAAGCTGATAGTAAAACTTATTTCAATGGTCTAGGACTTTCATTTAGAACTATTTTAAACGCGGCAATTAACTGAGAGTTTTTTGCTTCACAATCAACTGGTGGTCAAGGTCGTGCATGACTTGCTAAAGTTGCTGAAGCTAGTTCAATTGGCGGTTCAGACCAAGTTTCAAATCCCAAAAAACCTATTGATTTTGATGAAAAAATTAATTCATTATTTGCTATTGATGTTAATGGCAAGAAAATTGATTTTGGTGGTACGCTAGGTAAAGAACTTAGTTTGAAAGAAAACTCTGAAGCTATTAAAAATAAAGATGATATTACCGAAAAAATCAAATCAGCCGGTTTTGCAAAGCTAAAAGAAGAAATGAAGAAAGTTATTGATAAATTTGATCAAGACAACCCTACTTTAAAAGATCAAGACTTTGAATATAACATCTTCTATCCATATCTAAACCCAGATGTTAACTTAGGAAACGCAATAGATTTAGTAATTGAGGCCGCTAAAGCACTAAACCCAAGAATTAAACTAAAATTTGTTTTTGGTCAAAGTGCCGAAGATCCAGTATTTAACTCATACCGTTATAAAGGCGCTGTTGGAACAGTAGTTGCTTCTTGAGGATATGACTACGATAGTATCGGTAGTGGGTACGATGGCCTTTCATGAAATGGTGCTTTCATTCCCTCTTTAGTTAAAATCAAGAATGATAACAATGCAAACTTTAAGGAAGCTTTTCCTAAGCTATCAGAGTTGGCTGAAGATCTCGCAAAATACGAAGAAAGCCACAAAATTATCGGATCAATTCCCTTTGGAGACTTTGATAAAATCTCTAACAAGTACGCTCCAAGCCAAATTGCTCAATTAATACGAGTAAAAACTAAAAAAGACGGCGAGAAGTATGATCTTGAACGTACAAGCGATGGCAAAGCGCAACCCTACCAACCTGGAGAAGGTAAATCTGTCACTGACTTATATGAATGATCATCTATTTTCTGAAACACTTGAGTTAAAACTAAAACCAATGAACATTTAGCTGAACTAATGCACGAAATTACAAGCTTTTTAAAAGTTGATTTTCAAACTGAGATTGCTAAATCTAATGAAGAATTTTCTAAAATGTTAATTCAACCAGGCTATGTTGCACCAAGCATTATTGGTAAAGAATCATTACCTTTTGCTGATTGAAGAATTTTAAAAAAATAA